Below is a window of Yersinia kristensenii DNA.
GGTATTGAAGCGGTTACATATTTTAGAAGGTTTATTGATTGCCTTCCTGAATATTGATGAAGTTATTCATATCATCCGCACCGAAGATGAACCCAAACCGCTGTTGATGCAGCATTTCGCGATCTCTGAAACTCAGGCAGAAGCCATCCTCGAGCTGAAACTCCGCCATTTAGCCAAGCTGGAAGAAGTGAAGATCCGTGGTGAGCAAGATGAGTTAGCCAAAGAGCGCGATCAGTTACAGGCATTACTCGCATCAGAACGTAAGCTTAATACTCTGATTAAAAAAGAAATTCAGGCTGATGCGGCTGCGTATGGTGATGATCGCCGTTCGCCGCTGACTGAACGTGGCGAAGCCAAAGCCATGAGTGAACATGATATTGTGCCTTCTGAGCCGGTGACTATCGTGCTGTCTGAAATGGGTTGGGTGCGCAGTGCCAAAGGCCATGATATTGATCCTAGTGGGCTAAGTTATAAAGCGGGTGATAGTTTCCGTGCTGCGGCTCGCGGTAAGAGCAACCAACCTGTGGTGTTTATTGACTCAACTGGTCGTAGCTACGCATTAGATCCGCTGACACTGCCGTCTGCGCGTGGGCAAGGGGAGCCGCTGACCGGTAAGTTGACCCCGCCACCGGGAGCAACCATTGAGCAGGTATTGATGGCACCGGATGACCAGAAATTGTTAATGGCATCGGATGCGGGTTATGGATTTGTTTGTACTTTCAATGATTTGGTTGCAAAAAATCGTGCTGGCAAAACCATGATTACCCTGCCGGAAAATGCCAAGGCATTGCCACCATTGGAAATATATGGGCCGGATGACATGCTGTTATCCATTACTGCCGCTGGCCGCATGTTGATGTTCCCAGTAGCAGATTTACCTGAGTTATCAAAAGGTAAGGGTAATAAGATAGTCTCGATCCCTGCTGCGGATGCGGCGGCGGGTAAAGATCGGCTGGTATGGTTGTTTGTCTTACCTCCTCAAACATCAATTACTCTTCACTTTGGTAAACGTAAGTTAACCTTACGGCCAGAAGATTTGCAGAAATTCCGAGCCGAACGTGGTCGGAAAGGTTCACCACTGCCTCGTGGGTTACAACGTATTGATCGCGTTGATGTTGATGCGCCAGAGCGTGTAATACCAGCAGATAATGAAGAGTAGTCGCCAGTAAATGTAACAGGGAGCGTGCGCAATTTGCGCGCGCTGTCGCGTAGCATGATCAGGGTAAGGAATCTGCGCGGTGTTTTGTCTGGAAACCGTTATACTAGCGCCGATTGCGAATCTAAGAGTGAGTGTTTAAGAGGTTGTTATGCTATTAATTTTGCGCACGGTATTGGCAGTTTTATATTGTTTTCTAGTGTGTGTGTTTGGTTCGATTTATTGCCTGTTCCGCCCCCGAAATCCGCGTAACCTCGCGACGTTTGCTCATCTTTTTGGCCGGATGTCAGTATTATTTGGGATTACGGTTGAGCAGCGCATTCCTAAGGAAGCGGCTCACTATGGCACGTGTATTTATATCGCTAACCATCAAAATAATTACGATATGGTCACAATGTCGAATGTTGTTCAATCAGGTACTGTCACTGTGGGCAAAAAGAGCTTGCTGTGGGTACCTTTATTTGGCCCATTATATTGGCTAACGGGTAATCTGCTTATTGATCGTGATAACCGTGCTAAGGCGCATGGCACTATCGCCCAAGTAGTTGAACAAGTTAAACAAAAGAATGTTTCCATCTGGATGTTCCCAGAAGGAACTCGTAGCCGTGGGCGCGGTTTACTGCCGTTCAAGACAGGTGCTTTCCATGCTGCTATCGCCGCGGGTGTGCCAATCGTGCCAATTTGTGTGTCTAGCACGAACAATATCAAGCTAAACCGTTGGTCAAACGGCAAAGTTATTGTAGAAATCATGCCGCCAGTTGATACCTCCGGTTACGGTAAAGATCGCGTTCGGGAGTTATCGGAGCATTGTCGTAATCTGATGTTGGCTAAAATTGAGCAGCTTGATGCAGAAATTGCCCAGCAGGCAGCAGCTGAAAAATAATCTATATAAAGAATACCCTAAATAATTCGAGTTGCAGGAAGGCGGCAAACGAATGAATCCCGATGAGCTTACATAAGTAAGTGATTCGGGTGATTGAGTGCAGCTAACGCACGTGCAGCTTGAAGTATGACGGGTTTTATTTAAACGACTCTGGTCGTGAGCGTTTTGCCGTCCTTCAGCGTTATTCGCAGTCAGGCAAAATTTTGCAGTAGGTTTGATTGTGGTTTTCCCGGAGAAGATATGTCACTCAGTCGTCGCCAGTTCATTCAGGCTACGGGCTTAGCGCTAGGCGCGGGTTCGTTGCCATTGAGGGCACAGGCTAATAGCACCCAGCAACCCTCGTTACCTGTTCCACCTTTACTGGAATCTCGCCGTGGACAACCGCTGTTTTTAACGTTACAGCGGGCGCATTGGGCATTCAGTGGCAAGCAGAAAGCCGCTGTGTGGGGTATCAACGGTATGTATCTGGGGCCGACTGTTCGGGTTTACAGCGGTGATGATGTTAAGCTCATTTACAGCAACCGTTTGACTGAGCCGGTGTCTATGACTATCAGTGGGCTGCAAGTTCCGGGCACATTGATGGGGGGCGCTGCACGTATGATTACCCCCGGTGTCGATTGGTCACCGGTATTGCCTGTACGGCAACCTGCGGCAACCTGCTGGTACCATGCCAATACACCTAACCGGATGGCGCCTCATGTTTACAATGGGTTAGCCGGTATGTGGCTGGTGGAAGATGAAGTCAGCAAAGCGATGCCACTACCAAGCCATTACGGTGTTGATGATTTCCCGATTATTATTCAGGATAAACGGCTGGATAACTTTGGTGTTCCACAATATGACCCGCCAGCAAATGGGGGCTTTATGGGGGATACACTGTTAGTTAACGGCGCGCAAAGCCCATTTGTTGAAGTTTCTCGTGGTTGGGTGCGTTTACGTTTATTGAATGCGTCCAATGCGCGCCGCTATGTCTTGCAACTGAGTGACGGTCGCCCATTGCATGTGGTCGCCAGTGATCAGGGGTTCCTGCCTGCGCCGATAGCGGTACAGCAACTCTCGTTAGCGCCGGGTGAACGGCGTGAGGTGGCTATCGATATGTCGCAGGGGAGCGAAGTCTCGATTACGGCGGGTGAATCTGCCGGAATTATGGATAGGCTGCGCGGGCTATTTGAGCCATCGAGTATTTTGATTTCTAGCTTGGTGCTAACATTAAAACCGACCGGTTTATTGCCATTAGTCACTGATAATCTACCAATACGTCTGCTCTCTGATCAGATCTTAGATGGTAATGCGGTGCGTTCTCGTGACTTCCGTTTGGGAGATGATTTGCCAGGGATCAATGGTGTTATCTGGGATATGAATCGGGTTGATGCTCAGGCACAGCAAGGTACTTGGGAACGTTGGACAATACATGCTGACATGCCGCAATCATTTCATATACAGGGTGTTTCGTTCCTGGTGAAAAATGTAAATGGTGCGCCAGCGATGGCCGAAGATCGTGGTTGGAAGGATACAGTTTGGATTGATGGTGATGTGGAGTTACTGGTGTATTTCAATCAGGTTTCTTCCGAGCATTTCCCGTTCTTGTTCCACAGTCAGAGCCTTGAGATGGCGGATCGTGGATCAGCAGGACAATTGGTAACACAGGCTGCGCCAACACTCGGTTAAGATTAATGGGATCACTGTTTCGATAGATAATTGTTTCGATGAATAATCGTCTGGTGATCCTGTTCTAATTGATAGTGCCAATCATGTTATCAACAGATTTATCCCTCCTCTTTCCATGGATAAATGCGTATAATCGCCGCCCGGTGATGATTTCTTAACCCGAACCACCTCAACTTTCCCCAATTCAAAGAGTGTTGCCATGAGTACCAGCCTGATCCAGCCAGAGCGTGACCTGTTTTCTTATCAGCCCTATTGGGCGGAATGCTATGGCACTGCGCCATTTTTACCGATGTCTCGCGCAGAAATGGACATCTTGGGCTGGGACAGCTGTGACATCATTGTCATCACCGGTGATGCCTATGTCGATCACCCCAGTTTTGGCATGGCTATCATTGGCCGCATGCTGGAGGCTCAGGGCTTCCGTGTCGGGATCATTGCTCAGCCAGATTGGACGAATAAAAATGATTTCATGCGCTTGGGGGAACCGAATCTGTTCTTCGGCGTCACCGCGGGCAATATGGACTCGATGATTAACCGCTATACCGCTGATCGCAAGTTGCGTCATGACGATGCTTATACGCCGGATAATCAAAGCGGTAAGCGGCCAGACCGCGCCACTTTGGTGTATAGCCAGCGCTGCAAAGAGGCCTATAGCCACGTGCCGGTATTGCTGGGCGGAATTGAAGCCAGCTTACGTCGTATCGCCCATTATGATTATTGGTCTGATACTGTGCGCCGCTCGGTGATTGTCGATGCCAAAGCCGATATGCTGGTGTATGGCAATGGTGAGCGGCCACTGGTTGAAGTAGCACACCGCTTGGCTGCGGGTGAGAAAATTGCTGATATTCAGGATGTGCGTAACACCGTGGTGATGCGCAAAACCCCGTTACCGGGGTGGAGTGGCGTAGATTCTACTCGGCTGGATAAACCGGGCCGTATTGAAGCTATTCCGAACCCTTATGGCGAAGATTTGCCGTGTGCGACAGACAGTGTTCCTGAGCCAGAAGCCAAACCTATTACCGTGCGGGCCGCTAAACCCAAACCATGGGAGAAGACTTATGTCTTGCTGCCCTCCTATGACAAAGTGAAAGCAGACAAAGTCTTGTATGCCCACACTTCGCGGATTTTACATCATGAAACTAACCCCGGTTGTGCGCGGGCTTTGATGCAAAAACACGGTGACCGCTATATTTGGATTAACCCGCCGGCTATCCCACTCAGCACTGAAGAAATGGACAGCGTTTTTGCTCTGCCTTATCAGCGTGTGCCGCACCCGTCTTATGGGAAATCGCCTATTCCGGCTTACGATATGATTCGTTTCTCGATCAATATCATGCGCGGTTGCTATGGTGGCTGTTCATTCTGTTCAATTACCGAGCATGAAGGGCGCATTATTCAGAGCCGCTCTGAAGATTCCATTATTCGTGAAATAGAAGAAATTCGCGATAAAGTCCCAGGTTTTACCGGCATCATCTCTGATCTGGGGGGCCCAACGGCAAACATGTATATGCTGCGCTGCCAATCGCCACGAGCTGAGCAAACCTGCCGCCGTGCATCCTGCGTTTACCCTGAAATCTGCCAGCACATGGACACTAATCATGAGCCGACCATTTCGCTATATCGGCGAGCGCGTGATTTGAAAGGGATTAAAAAAATCTTGATTGCGTCTGGTGTTCGTTATGACCTGGCAGTAGAAGATCCGCGTTATATCAAAGAGCTAGCCAGCCATCATGTGGGCGGATACTTGAAAATAGCCCCGGAACATACTGAAGAAGGGCCACTTTCAAAAATGATGAAGCCGGGAATGGGCAGCTATCAGCGCTTTAAAGAGCTGTTTGATACCTATTCTAAGCAGGCCGGTAAAGAGCAATATTTGATTCCGTATTTCATCTCCGCCCATCCGGGAACGGAAGATAAAGATATGGTGAATTTGGCTCTTTGGCTGAAGAAAAACCGCTTCCGTTTGGATCAGGTGCAGAACTTCTACCCATCACCGCTGGCTAACTCCACCACCATGTATTACACCGGCAAGAACCCGCTGAGCAAAGTCGATTATAAGAGCGAGGATGTCGTTGTTCCGAAAGGAGATCGTCAGCGGCGGTTGCATAAGGCATTGCTGCGTTATCATGATCCCGCGAACTGGCCGATGATTCGCACCGCATTAGAAGATATGGGGCTGCAACATTTAATTGGTAGCCGCCGTGAATGTTTGGTTCCGGCCCCCACTTTGGAAGAGCAACGTGAAGCACGTCGGGCGTTTCGTCATCATACACCAGCGCTGACCAAGCACACTGCTATCACTCGTCAGCGTCAACCGGGTAACCGCACAAATGCTGCTTCAGCAGGTAAAGTTACTGCGGGTAAGGCACCTTTGAGTAAAACCGCGCAGGCCACTACGGGCAGTTCCTCGCCCAAGACCGCAGGTAGCAAAACCGGCACAAACAGAGCGCCGGTGAATAAACCCTCTGGTGTCACCAGAGGGAAAGCTAAGCATCATTAATAAGCTGATAAATCAGCGGTCAGGCCCTGGGAGCATCTGGGTCTGGCCCCAGTCGTTTACCGCTATCCAACTTCGAAATTGCCGTCAGTTCATCTTTGTGCAGTTTAAAATCAAATACTTCAAAGTTTTCCTTGATGCGCGCCGGTGTCACTGATTTCGGAATAACAATCAGCCCGCTGTCCAGATGCCAACGGATCACTATCTGCGCTGGAGTCTTACCATATTTTTGCGCTAATTCACGAATAACGGCTTGATCGAAAACGCCGTCGCCGCCTTGAGCCAGCGGGCTCCAGGATTCCGTCGCAATATGATGTGTAGCATTCCAGGCATGGAGTTGCCGCTGTTGGAGCAGGGGATGAAGCTCAATCTGATTGATAGTCGGCGCAACGCCGGTTTCATCAATTAACCGCTGCAAATGAGGGATATGGAAGTTACAGACGCCAATGCTGCGAATCAAACCTTGTTCTTTCAAGGCGATCAATTCACGCCAGGCGCTAACATAGCGGTCTTGTGCTGGGTCTGGCCAGTGGATCAGGTAGAGATCCACATAATCGAGCTGAAGTTTTTTCAGACTCTCTTCCAGTGCCTGTTGCGGATTATTTTGGTTGCTATTCCACAGCTTAGTGGTAATAAAGAGTTCATCACGGGCGATATTGGTTGTTTTCAGCGCCTGACCAACACCCTCTTCATTTTTATAAATAGCCGCAGTATCGATTGAACGATAGCCGACCTCTAGTGCCTTGGTGACAGCAAGTTGTGTTTCTTCAATGCTTGCTTGCCAAACGCCAAGGCCGAGTTGTGGCATCAGATTTCCATCGTGCAATTTGATAATGGGTTGCGTCGCCATATTGATCTCCTCAGCTAAAATCACATTGTATTCCGCGAAACTATATTATTAGACCGCAGCTTCGTAGATACGTTTGCTATCGGCCAAAGTGATGTCACTATGCTCGCCGAGTGCAGTCATACCGTGCTCTTCTAATTTTTTGATTAAATCAGGAATGGTGCTGCCGTCCAGTTTGTAATCGGATAAACGAGTCGCAACACCCATGCTTTCAAAGAAGTGACGGGTCGCTTCAATGGCAGCATCAATGCGTTGGTCCTCAGTACCTTCATGGATATTCCAGACACGCTCCGCATATTGCAGTAATTTCGCGCGTTTTTGTTGTTTCTTCGCCACTAACAGGGCGGGCAATACCACTGCCAATGTTTGTGCATGATCCAGCCCGTGACGCGCTGTTAGTTCGTGGCCTAACATATGGGTCGCCCAGTCTTGCGGGACACCGGCACCGATCAGGCCATTTAATGCCATGGTGGCGCTCCACATAATGTTGGCGCGTACATTGTAATTCTCAGGGTCAGTCAAGGCTTTCGGGCCTTCTTCAATCAGTGTTAACAACAAACCTTCAGCAAAACGATCTTGTACTTTGGCATCCACTGGATAAGTCAGGTATTGCTCAATGGTATGCACAAAAGCATCAACCACACCGTTAGCCACCTGGCGTGGTGGTAAGGTATAAGTCACTTCTGGGTCTAACACAGCAAATAGCGGCTGGACATGAGGCGAGAAGAAATGTTGCTTATCACCGGTGCTACGGCGGCTGATAACTGCGCCACTGTTAGCTTCAGAACCCGTCGCAGGTAAAGTCAGCACTGAACCCATAGGCAGTGCTTCTTTGATATCGCTGCCGGTAGTTTCCAGAATATGCCATGGGTCTTGTGGATAATTGACGGCCGCCGCGATAAATTTAGTGCCATCCAATACTGAACCGCCGCCAACAGCGAGCAGGAAGGTGATTTTTTCTGTTCGGCAAACCTCAACGGCTTTCATTA
It encodes the following:
- the parC gene encoding DNA topoisomerase IV subunit A — its product is MSDLTHDGAERLPLHTFTENAYLNYSMYVIMDRALPFIGDGLKPVQRRIVYAMSELGLNNSAKFKKSARTVGDVLGKYHPHGDSACYEAMVLMAQPFSYRYPLVDGQGNWGAPDDPKSFAAMRYTESRLSKYAEVLLGELGQGTVDWVPNFDGTMQEPKMLPARLPNILLNGTTGIAVGMATDIPPHNVREIAQAVLALIDKPTSSLEELLEFVQGPDFPTEAEIITPRDEIRKIYQNGRGSVRMRALWKKEDGSAVITALPHQVSGAKVLEQIANQMRAKKLPMVEDLRDESDHENPTRLVIVPRTNRVDLDQVMNHLFATTDLERSYRINMNMIGLDHRPTVKGLVEILTEWLVFRRQTVRNRLNYRLEKVLKRLHILEGLLIAFLNIDEVIHIIRTEDEPKPLLMQHFAISETQAEAILELKLRHLAKLEEVKIRGEQDELAKERDQLQALLASERKLNTLIKKEIQADAAAYGDDRRSPLTERGEAKAMSEHDIVPSEPVTIVLSEMGWVRSAKGHDIDPSGLSYKAGDSFRAAARGKSNQPVVFIDSTGRSYALDPLTLPSARGQGEPLTGKLTPPPGATIEQVLMAPDDQKLLMASDAGYGFVCTFNDLVAKNRAGKTMITLPENAKALPPLEIYGPDDMLLSITAAGRMLMFPVADLPELSKGKGNKIVSIPAADAAAGKDRLVWLFVLPPQTSITLHFGKRKLTLRPEDLQKFRAERGRKGSPLPRGLQRIDRVDVDAPERVIPADNEE
- a CDS encoding 1-acylglycerol-3-phosphate O-acyltransferase; amino-acid sequence: MLLILRTVLAVLYCFLVCVFGSIYCLFRPRNPRNLATFAHLFGRMSVLFGITVEQRIPKEAAHYGTCIYIANHQNNYDMVTMSNVVQSGTVTVGKKSLLWVPLFGPLYWLTGNLLIDRDNRAKAHGTIAQVVEQVKQKNVSIWMFPEGTRSRGRGLLPFKTGAFHAAIAAGVPIVPICVSSTNNIKLNRWSNGKVIVEIMPPVDTSGYGKDRVRELSEHCRNLMLAKIEQLDAEIAQQAAAEK
- the ftsP gene encoding cell division protein FtsP, which encodes MSLSRRQFIQATGLALGAGSLPLRAQANSTQQPSLPVPPLLESRRGQPLFLTLQRAHWAFSGKQKAAVWGINGMYLGPTVRVYSGDDVKLIYSNRLTEPVSMTISGLQVPGTLMGGAARMITPGVDWSPVLPVRQPAATCWYHANTPNRMAPHVYNGLAGMWLVEDEVSKAMPLPSHYGVDDFPIIIQDKRLDNFGVPQYDPPANGGFMGDTLLVNGAQSPFVEVSRGWVRLRLLNASNARRYVLQLSDGRPLHVVASDQGFLPAPIAVQQLSLAPGERREVAIDMSQGSEVSITAGESAGIMDRLRGLFEPSSILISSLVLTLKPTGLLPLVTDNLPIRLLSDQILDGNAVRSRDFRLGDDLPGINGVIWDMNRVDAQAQQGTWERWTIHADMPQSFHIQGVSFLVKNVNGAPAMAEDRGWKDTVWIDGDVELLVYFNQVSSEHFPFLFHSQSLEMADRGSAGQLVTQAAPTLG
- a CDS encoding YgiQ family radical SAM protein — encoded protein: MSTSLIQPERDLFSYQPYWAECYGTAPFLPMSRAEMDILGWDSCDIIVITGDAYVDHPSFGMAIIGRMLEAQGFRVGIIAQPDWTNKNDFMRLGEPNLFFGVTAGNMDSMINRYTADRKLRHDDAYTPDNQSGKRPDRATLVYSQRCKEAYSHVPVLLGGIEASLRRIAHYDYWSDTVRRSVIVDAKADMLVYGNGERPLVEVAHRLAAGEKIADIQDVRNTVVMRKTPLPGWSGVDSTRLDKPGRIEAIPNPYGEDLPCATDSVPEPEAKPITVRAAKPKPWEKTYVLLPSYDKVKADKVLYAHTSRILHHETNPGCARALMQKHGDRYIWINPPAIPLSTEEMDSVFALPYQRVPHPSYGKSPIPAYDMIRFSINIMRGCYGGCSFCSITEHEGRIIQSRSEDSIIREIEEIRDKVPGFTGIISDLGGPTANMYMLRCQSPRAEQTCRRASCVYPEICQHMDTNHEPTISLYRRARDLKGIKKILIASGVRYDLAVEDPRYIKELASHHVGGYLKIAPEHTEEGPLSKMMKPGMGSYQRFKELFDTYSKQAGKEQYLIPYFISAHPGTEDKDMVNLALWLKKNRFRLDQVQNFYPSPLANSTTMYYTGKNPLSKVDYKSEDVVVPKGDRQRRLHKALLRYHDPANWPMIRTALEDMGLQHLIGSRRECLVPAPTLEEQREARRAFRHHTPALTKHTAITRQRQPGNRTNAASAGKVTAGKAPLSKTAQATTGSSSPKTAGSKTGTNRAPVNKPSGVTRGKAKHH
- the dkgA gene encoding 2,5-didehydrogluconate reductase DkgA; this translates as MATQPIIKLHDGNLMPQLGLGVWQASIEETQLAVTKALEVGYRSIDTAAIYKNEEGVGQALKTTNIARDELFITTKLWNSNQNNPQQALEESLKKLQLDYVDLYLIHWPDPAQDRYVSAWRELIALKEQGLIRSIGVCNFHIPHLQRLIDETGVAPTINQIELHPLLQQRQLHAWNATHHIATESWSPLAQGGDGVFDQAVIRELAQKYGKTPAQIVIRWHLDSGLIVIPKSVTPARIKENFEVFDFKLHKDELTAISKLDSGKRLGPDPDAPRA
- the yqhD gene encoding alcohol dehydrogenase produces the protein MQNFTLHTPTKVLFGTGQIAQLSKEIPANARILITYGGGSIKQNGVLDQVHQALKGFDYLEFGGIEPNPTYETLMKAVEVCRTEKITFLLAVGGGSVLDGTKFIAAAVNYPQDPWHILETTGSDIKEALPMGSVLTLPATGSEANSGAVISRRSTGDKQHFFSPHVQPLFAVLDPEVTYTLPPRQVANGVVDAFVHTIEQYLTYPVDAKVQDRFAEGLLLTLIEEGPKALTDPENYNVRANIMWSATMALNGLIGAGVPQDWATHMLGHELTARHGLDHAQTLAVVLPALLVAKKQQKRAKLLQYAERVWNIHEGTEDQRIDAAIEATRHFFESMGVATRLSDYKLDGSTIPDLIKKLEEHGMTALGEHSDITLADSKRIYEAAV